TCAACTCACTGAGGCCCAGGCTCCTGCAGCCGCTGACGCGATCATCGTGCTGGGCGGCGGCCTGAACTGCGCCGAGGCCACGCCCAAGGTTGCCAGTGCTGCCCGACTGGCGCGGGGTGTGGACCTCTGGCGGACGGGATATGCGGATACGCTGGTCCTTAGTGCTCAGTCGGACGCACTGACCCCGGCAGGCTGCCCACGCCTGAATGACCTGCTGAGCAAACAATTGAATGACTGGTTCGATACACCACCTGAACTCCTCATCTTGCAGAACGTCACCGATACTGCCGATGAGGCCCGCCAGGCCGCAGAGCTGGAAGATCAGCACGGCTGGCAGCGGGTGCTCCTCGTGACTAGTCCCTCTCACTCGGCCCGTGCCGCTGACCTGTTCCGCTCACAACTGGATGCCGAAGTGTTGAGTGTCCCCGCCGAGGAATGGCGTTTTTCGCTGTCCGGCGAGACGGCTTATGACCGTCTGGTGGGCCTCAATGTGGTGATTTATGAGGTACTGTCACGCGCCAAAGCCTGGGCGCTGCGATGATGCGGCATGCACCAGGCAGCGCTAGGCGAACATTATCTGACCGACGCCCGGCAGCGGATGCGGGCGCTGCGTGACGTGGGGGAGCGGACCCTGACCCAGTTGCCGGAAAGCAGACAGCACCATACCGCGCGGCGCAAGTGCCGAGGACAACCGCCAGATGCAGCAGCGCAGGCAAATCAGGGCAGAAGCTGAGGCCGAGGGGCACTGAAGGATTTTGTCCGTGCTTATAAAAAACCCTCCACGCTGGGGGAGGGAAATTCAATAAGCACAGCAGGTAGGCTTCAGCCCGCGCTGCCGCGTTCGCGGACCACGCCCGCCAGCCGTTCGGCCACGTCCATGATCTCGGCGTGGTCGGGGCCTTCGACCATCACGCGGATCAGGTTTTCGGTGCCGCTGGGCCGCAGGTTCACGCGTCCGCGTCCCGACAGCGCTGCTTCGGCTTCGCTTACAGCAGCCTGTACGCGCCCGTCGCCTGCAATGGCTTTTTTATCAGCTACAGGCACGTTGATCAGGGTCTGGGGGAACATCACCAGGTCATCGTGCAGAGCGTCCAAGGTGGTGTTCAGGGTTTTCATACTGGCGAGGGTGAGCAGCGCCGTCAGCACGCCATCTCCGGTAGGGGAAACGTCCAGAAACAGCACATGGCCGCTCTGCTCGCCGCCCAGGTCCAGGCCCTTAGATTTCAGGCGTTCGTGCACGTAGCGGTCACCTACGGCCGTACGCTCCAGCGCGATGCCTTCGCTGCGGAGCCTGACTTCCAGCGCCATGTTGGTCATGA
The sequence above is a segment of the Deinococcus radiophilus genome. Coding sequences within it:
- a CDS encoding YdcF family protein, which translates into the protein MRSPDFQTLRLTTVGLGIGVLLASLLTLVGYSGFGLPLLLLLALLGLGLTLWSPGRRVLWGLLGSVALLYGAALFTPLVSWALDQLTEAQAPAAADAIIVLGGGLNCAEATPKVASAARLARGVDLWRTGYADTLVLSAQSDALTPAGCPRLNDLLSKQLNDWFDTPPELLILQNVTDTADEARQAAELEDQHGWQRVLLVTSPSHSARAADLFRSQLDAEVLSVPAEEWRFSLSGETAYDRLVGLNVVIYEVLSRAKAWALR
- a CDS encoding DinB family protein encodes the protein MHQAALGEHYLTDARQRMRALRDVGERTLTQLPESRQHHTARRKCRGQPPDAAAQANQGRS